A genomic window from Bradyrhizobium lupini includes:
- a CDS encoding DNA-directed RNA polymerase yields the protein MDTSVLPDDTQGFHAELSLAMDKLQKREDRAEANAGYGSTVGGMAITTNYLAKVTEGVTKELNGPRPRSNTYDFRLQRFLRNLEPEVIALAILQAGLRSVGMAITSSQREAVMRIGVALNNELWAAKLLQTNKKLAAKVEKTVREKYGKVDLRVNAAKRLAAKGDADGNAFVMQEWTNSELAHAGNWGMNILLDVMPDVFELTDPETFKGERLWRMTETAKDLAAAAVRETVLRSPVYQPRTEKPKAWDSFIMRFAEDARTLDRSQLIRTYHKDVMAAARHGISSGAMAPALHGLNILQSVPFRINTWIMDTIIDCYNHGIEVDGVPFRNSLEVPKRKTDEEFKAMSVEERKLLSKKIRGLHKANRANDADTVQFEEDIETAKRTASAERFYTPMNWDWRTRTYSLARFNFQREDRVRSMFLFANGKPIGTEGIWWLKVHVANCGAFKDANKIGIDKKPFEERVKWVEDNIADIADYVKRPLYRTEWTQADSPFLFLAACRELIECDNDPSYVTHLPTAWDGSCNGLQHLFLMCRDPEGRLVNLIDTQAPEDIYQVVADEAKKLIEADAGNMELFGKPDDKKPERKTVATFDKLAKMALAFGVDRKLVKRNVMTFSYASKEFGMSEQHFEDTMAPQELKLLKKEIAHHPFGDDEDEWRLASRYLAKRVLAAIKQVVRMPSIAMAFMQVLAKALAHEGKPLKWVTPAGVTCINRYHESTTERIELFVHDKGVKKRTQITVANGYEKPIAKDKAAAGIAANLTHSMDASHLLLSVGAAADAGITDIATVHDSFGCLACDAPQFLQIIRETLMRMYTDHDILSELYESCVADLTEAGRDHLHKELAKQGLSGPPEKGALDLKELLNARYAFA from the coding sequence ATGGACACCAGTGTTCTTCCTGATGATACCCAAGGCTTCCATGCGGAACTCTCTCTCGCCATGGACAAGCTCCAGAAGCGCGAGGACCGAGCCGAGGCCAATGCTGGCTACGGTTCCACGGTTGGTGGCATGGCCATCACCACAAACTACCTCGCCAAGGTCACTGAGGGTGTCACCAAGGAACTGAACGGTCCCCGTCCGCGATCCAACACGTATGACTTCCGGCTCCAGCGGTTCCTTCGCAATCTGGAACCCGAGGTCATTGCTCTGGCGATCCTTCAGGCCGGGCTCCGGTCGGTCGGCATGGCCATTACGTCGTCGCAGCGCGAGGCTGTGATGCGGATCGGTGTCGCGCTCAACAATGAGCTGTGGGCCGCCAAGCTGCTCCAGACCAACAAGAAGCTCGCCGCCAAGGTCGAGAAGACCGTCCGCGAGAAGTACGGCAAGGTGGACCTCCGCGTGAACGCTGCGAAGCGTCTGGCCGCCAAGGGCGATGCTGACGGTAACGCCTTCGTGATGCAGGAATGGACGAACTCGGAGCTGGCGCACGCTGGCAACTGGGGAATGAACATCCTGCTCGACGTCATGCCGGATGTGTTCGAGCTGACGGACCCTGAGACCTTCAAGGGCGAGCGGCTGTGGCGCATGACCGAGACCGCCAAGGACTTGGCCGCTGCTGCCGTCCGCGAGACCGTGCTGCGCTCGCCGGTCTACCAGCCCCGCACTGAGAAGCCCAAGGCTTGGGACAGCTTCATCATGCGGTTCGCTGAGGACGCTCGCACGCTCGACCGCTCGCAGCTGATCAGGACCTACCACAAGGACGTCATGGCCGCTGCCCGTCACGGCATCAGCTCTGGTGCCATGGCGCCTGCGCTGCACGGTCTCAACATCCTGCAGTCCGTGCCGTTCAGGATCAATACCTGGATCATGGACACGATCATCGACTGCTACAACCACGGCATCGAGGTCGATGGTGTGCCCTTCCGCAACTCGCTGGAAGTGCCGAAGCGCAAGACCGACGAAGAGTTCAAGGCCATGTCTGTTGAGGAGCGCAAGCTGCTCAGCAAGAAAATCCGTGGGCTCCACAAGGCCAACAGGGCCAACGACGCGGACACCGTACAGTTCGAAGAGGACATCGAGACGGCGAAGCGTACGGCCTCCGCAGAGCGGTTCTACACGCCCATGAATTGGGACTGGAGGACCCGCACGTACAGCCTCGCGCGTTTCAATTTCCAACGCGAAGACCGTGTGCGTTCGATGTTTCTCTTTGCGAATGGCAAGCCCATTGGCACCGAGGGCATCTGGTGGCTCAAGGTCCACGTGGCCAACTGCGGCGCCTTCAAGGACGCGAACAAGATTGGCATCGACAAGAAGCCTTTCGAGGAGCGCGTGAAGTGGGTCGAAGACAACATCGCTGACATTGCGGACTACGTGAAGCGCCCGCTGTACCGGACGGAGTGGACACAGGCTGACAGCCCGTTCCTCTTCCTCGCCGCGTGCCGCGAGCTGATCGAGTGCGACAATGACCCGAGCTATGTGACCCATCTGCCGACCGCGTGGGATGGCAGCTGCAACGGACTCCAGCACCTCTTCCTGATGTGCCGCGATCCCGAGGGCCGTCTCGTCAACCTGATCGACACGCAGGCTCCCGAGGACATCTACCAAGTCGTCGCGGACGAAGCGAAGAAGCTGATCGAGGCTGACGCGGGCAACATGGAGTTGTTCGGCAAGCCGGATGACAAGAAGCCCGAGCGCAAGACGGTCGCCACGTTCGACAAGCTGGCCAAGATGGCGCTGGCGTTCGGCGTGGACCGCAAGCTGGTCAAGCGCAACGTGATGACCTTCAGCTATGCCAGCAAAGAGTTTGGCATGAGCGAGCAGCACTTCGAAGACACGATGGCTCCTCAGGAGCTGAAGCTGCTCAAGAAGGAAATCGCGCACCATCCGTTTGGTGACGACGAGGACGAGTGGCGTCTGGCATCCAGGTATCTCGCCAAGCGCGTGCTCGCTGCCATCAAGCAGGTTGTCCGCATGCCCTCCATTGCGATGGCCTTCATGCAGGTCCTCGCGAAGGCTCTGGCTCACGAAGGGAAGCCGCTCAAGTGGGTAACGCCTGCAGGCGTCACGTGCATCAACCGCTACCACGAGAGCACCACCGAGCGCATCGAGCTTTTCGTCCACGACAAGGGCGTGAAGAAGCGCACACAAATTACCGTCGCGAACGGCTACGAGAAGCCCATCGCGAAGGACAAGGCAGCGGCCGGTATCGCCGCTAACCTGACGCACAGCATGGACGCAAGTCACCTCCTTCTCTCTGTAGGTGCTGCGGCCGATGCGGGGATCACTGACATCGCCACGGTGCACGACAGCTTCGGTTGTCTGGCCTGCGACGCTCCTCAGTTTCTCCAGATCATCCGCGAGACGCTTATGCGGATGTACACCGACCACGACATTCTCTCGGAGCTTTACGAGAGCTGCGTTGCCGACCTCACCGAGGCCGGGCGCGATCACCTACACAAAGAGCTTGCCAAACAAGGCCTCAGCGGCCCGCCCGAAAAGGGTGCACTGGATTTGAAGGAGTTGCTCAATGCTCGATACGCATTCGCATAA
- a CDS encoding cysteine desulfurase family protein: MPSRVYLDWNATTPLRSEARGAMLAAYELIGNPSSVHAEGREARRLVEGARAILATAVGALPRNVVFTSTGTEANALALSPGLRGPSGGPVERLLVSAVEHASVLAGGRFPADEIGQIRVTRSGVIDLDHLKALLREGPPALVSIMAANNETGALQPIAEAAGIVHGAGGLLHVDAIQALGKIPFDIKVIGADLATFSAHKIGGPKGVGALVVAEGVAGLEPVLRGGGQELNRRAGTENVAGIAGFGASVRAALQALPEDAERMATLRDRLENGIRSMAGATVFSDDARRLPNTVLFTAPGLKAETAVIGFDLEGVAVSSGSACSSGKVQPSHVLSAMGYDPTVAQGAVRLSLGWSTEPDDINRALEAWRKLGNTLLKG; the protein is encoded by the coding sequence ATGCCGAGCCGTGTTTATCTCGACTGGAACGCGACCACGCCGCTTCGCTCCGAGGCGCGAGGCGCAATGCTCGCAGCCTACGAGCTGATCGGCAATCCGTCCTCTGTTCACGCCGAGGGGCGCGAGGCGCGACGGCTTGTCGAGGGGGCGCGGGCCATCCTTGCGACCGCAGTAGGCGCGCTGCCGCGGAACGTCGTCTTCACCTCCACGGGAACCGAAGCCAACGCGCTGGCGCTTTCACCGGGGCTTCGGGGGCCGTCTGGGGGGCCTGTCGAGCGGCTTCTGGTCTCGGCCGTCGAGCATGCTTCGGTACTGGCAGGCGGCCGGTTCCCGGCAGATGAGATCGGTCAGATCAGGGTCACACGCTCCGGCGTGATCGACCTCGATCATTTGAAGGCGCTGCTCAGAGAGGGCCCGCCGGCGCTGGTCTCTATCATGGCGGCCAACAACGAGACGGGCGCGCTGCAGCCTATCGCCGAGGCCGCGGGAATCGTTCACGGGGCCGGCGGCCTCCTGCACGTCGACGCAATCCAGGCGCTTGGGAAAATCCCCTTCGATATCAAGGTGATCGGTGCGGACCTTGCGACCTTTTCTGCGCACAAGATCGGCGGCCCCAAGGGGGTCGGCGCGCTGGTCGTGGCCGAGGGCGTGGCCGGACTTGAGCCGGTGCTGCGGGGCGGCGGGCAGGAGCTGAACCGGCGTGCCGGAACCGAGAATGTCGCCGGCATTGCCGGCTTCGGGGCATCCGTGCGGGCTGCCCTTCAGGCTTTGCCGGAGGATGCGGAACGGATGGCAACCCTCAGAGATCGCTTGGAAAATGGCATTCGCTCCATGGCCGGCGCAACGGTCTTCTCAGATGACGCCAGGCGGTTGCCAAATACCGTTCTTTTCACGGCTCCCGGCTTGAAAGCCGAGACCGCGGTGATCGGTTTCGACCTCGAAGGTGTCGCGGTGTCCTCGGGCTCTGCCTGTTCCTCGGGCAAGGTACAGCCGTCCCACGTGCTGTCGGCGATGGGGTATGATCCCACCGTCGCCCAAGGAGCGGTGCGTCTCAGTCTGGGCTGGTCCACGGAGCCGGATGACATCAACAGGGCGTTAGAGGCTTGGCGAAAGCTCGGTAATACCCTACTTAAGGGATAA
- a CDS encoding alpha/beta hydrolase, which translates to MPEVIFTGPAGRLEGRYHPAKQKNAPIAMVLHPHPQFHGTMNHQIIYQCYYAFAHRGFSVLRFNFRGVGRSQGSFDHGTGELSDAAAALDWAQTINPEARACWVAGFSFGAWIGMQLLMRRPEVEGFISIAPPANLYDFSFLAPCPSSGLIVHGEKDAVVPPKDVNTLVEKLKTQKGIVIDQQVIPGANHFFDAKLEPLMETITAYLDMRLANVR; encoded by the coding sequence ATGCCTGAAGTTATTTTCACCGGCCCCGCCGGCCGCCTCGAAGGCCGCTACCATCCGGCCAAGCAGAAGAACGCGCCAATCGCGATGGTCCTGCATCCGCATCCGCAGTTCCACGGCACGATGAATCATCAGATCATCTACCAGTGCTACTATGCGTTCGCGCATCGCGGCTTCTCGGTGCTGCGTTTCAATTTCCGTGGCGTCGGCCGCAGCCAGGGCTCGTTCGACCACGGCACCGGCGAATTGTCGGACGCGGCCGCGGCGCTCGACTGGGCGCAGACCATCAATCCCGAAGCGCGCGCCTGCTGGGTTGCCGGCTTCTCCTTCGGCGCCTGGATCGGCATGCAGCTGCTGATGCGCCGCCCCGAGGTCGAGGGCTTCATCTCGATCGCGCCGCCCGCCAACCTCTACGACTTCTCGTTCCTCGCACCCTGCCCGTCCTCGGGGCTGATCGTGCATGGCGAGAAGGACGCGGTGGTGCCGCCCAAGGACGTCAACACGCTGGTCGAGAAGCTGAAGACCCAGAAGGGCATCGTGATCGACCAGCAGGTCATCCCGGGCGCCAACCACTTCTTCGACGCCAAGCTCGAGCCGCTGATGGAAACCATCACCGCCTATCTCGACATGCGCCTCGCCAACGTGCGCTGA
- a CDS encoding multidrug efflux SMR transporter has protein sequence MSQSMAWLMLVIAGALDVGWAISMKYAEGYTRAGWSVVSLVLLVAFVVLLGRALKVLEVGVAYSVWTGIGAAGTVVMGVVLFGEALSAMKIAGILLVLTGIAALKLA, from the coding sequence ATGTCGCAATCCATGGCCTGGCTGATGCTGGTGATCGCAGGCGCACTCGATGTTGGCTGGGCGATCTCGATGAAATATGCGGAAGGCTACACGCGCGCTGGCTGGAGCGTCGTTTCGCTCGTGCTGCTCGTAGCCTTCGTTGTCCTGCTCGGGCGTGCTTTGAAGGTGCTCGAGGTCGGCGTCGCCTATTCGGTCTGGACCGGCATCGGCGCCGCCGGCACCGTCGTCATGGGTGTGGTGCTGTTCGGCGAGGCGCTGAGCGCGATGAAGATCGCGGGGATCCTGCTGGTGCTGACGGGGATCGCGGCGCTCAAGCTGGCCTAG
- a CDS encoding glutathione S-transferase family protein yields the protein MTASLKLISHKLCPYVQRAVIALNEKGVPFERVDIDLANKPDWFLKLSPLGKVPVLVVTSEKGEVALFESNVICEYIEETQGGVRLHPADALERAEHRAWMEFGSAVLADLWGLETTTDAATFESKRQALMVKFARVEAALGAGPYFAGEAFSLVDAVFAPVFRYFDLFDELTDHGIFRDVPKVRAWRAELAKRPSVRTAVGADYPQLLRAFLVRHDAHLLKLAA from the coding sequence ATGACCGCTTCACTGAAACTGATCAGCCACAAGCTTTGCCCCTATGTGCAGCGCGCGGTGATCGCGCTCAACGAGAAGGGCGTGCCGTTCGAGCGGGTCGACATCGATCTCGCCAATAAGCCCGACTGGTTTCTCAAACTGTCGCCGCTCGGCAAGGTGCCGGTGCTGGTCGTGACGAGCGAGAAGGGCGAGGTCGCGCTGTTCGAGAGTAACGTGATCTGCGAGTACATCGAGGAGACGCAAGGCGGCGTGAGACTGCATCCGGCGGATGCCTTGGAGCGTGCCGAGCACCGGGCGTGGATGGAGTTCGGTTCAGCAGTGCTCGCCGATCTCTGGGGCCTAGAGACCACGACCGATGCGGCGACGTTCGAGAGCAAGCGCCAGGCGCTGATGGTGAAGTTCGCCCGGGTCGAAGCGGCGCTCGGTGCCGGTCCTTATTTTGCTGGCGAAGCGTTCAGTCTCGTCGACGCCGTATTCGCCCCCGTCTTCCGCTACTTCGATCTGTTCGATGAGCTGACCGACCACGGCATTTTCCGCGATGTGCCGAAGGTCCGCGCATGGCGCGCCGAACTGGCGAAGCGTCCGAGCGTCCGTACTGCGGTGGGCGCGGACTATCCGCAATTGCTGCGCGCCTTCCTCGTGCGCCACGACGCGCATCTGCTCAAGCTTGCGGCCTGA
- a CDS encoding anhydro-N-acetylmuramic acid kinase: MMLTALGLMSGTSLDGVDVALIETDGKQVKAFGPSGYRPYSPAERNLLRQALSEAVHLAQRDARPGVLAEAERAVTLAHAEAVAAFVAQNRMKPEDIDIVGFHGQTVLHRPEKRLTVQIGDAPALARAIHIPVMHDFRAADVEAGGQGAPLVPVYHRALAHSLEREGPIIVVNIGGVSNITYIDGNDTLIACDTGPGNALLDDFMYRTMNQAFDADGKLAALGKADEAWIARALQLPFFASPPPKSLDRNDFAALKLGDVLPADGAATLTAFTAAAIARVIPLLPRRPRSWIVCGGGARNRTMLQMLRERVGSATVEAAEAVGWASDAIEAQAFGFLAARGLKGLPLSYPGTTGVPMPMTGGVIARP, from the coding sequence ATGATGTTGACGGCACTCGGTTTGATGAGCGGCACCTCGCTGGACGGGGTGGATGTCGCGCTGATCGAAACCGACGGAAAGCAGGTGAAGGCATTCGGGCCGTCCGGCTACCGGCCGTATAGCCCGGCGGAGCGCAACCTGCTGCGGCAGGCGCTGAGCGAGGCGGTGCACCTGGCCCAACGCGATGCTAGGCCGGGAGTTCTGGCCGAGGCCGAACGCGCAGTGACGCTCGCGCATGCCGAGGCGGTGGCCGCCTTCGTCGCCCAGAACCGGATGAAGCCGGAAGACATCGACATCGTCGGCTTCCACGGCCAGACCGTGCTGCACCGCCCCGAGAAGCGGCTGACGGTGCAGATCGGCGACGCGCCGGCGCTGGCCAGGGCGATCCATATCCCCGTGATGCATGATTTTCGCGCCGCCGACGTCGAGGCCGGCGGGCAGGGCGCGCCATTAGTGCCGGTTTATCACCGCGCGCTCGCCCATTCGCTGGAGCGCGAAGGGCCGATCATCGTGGTCAATATCGGCGGCGTCTCCAACATCACCTATATCGACGGCAACGACACGCTGATCGCCTGCGACACCGGACCCGGCAACGCGTTGCTCGACGATTTCATGTACCGCACCATGAATCAGGCGTTCGACGCGGACGGAAAGCTCGCAGCCCTCGGCAAGGCGGACGAGGCCTGGATCGCGCGGGCGCTGCAGCTGCCGTTCTTCGCAAGCCCGCCGCCGAAATCGCTCGACCGCAACGATTTTGCCGCGCTGAAGCTCGGCGATGTCCTGCCGGCCGACGGCGCCGCAACGCTGACCGCCTTCACCGCGGCGGCCATTGCCCGCGTCATCCCGCTGCTGCCACGCAGGCCGCGGAGCTGGATCGTCTGCGGCGGCGGCGCCCGCAACCGGACCATGCTCCAGATGCTGCGGGAGCGCGTTGGGTCCGCCACTGTCGAGGCCGCGGAGGCAGTCGGCTGGGCCTCCGACGCCATCGAGGCGCAGGCCTTCGGCTTCCTCGCCGCGCGCGGCCTGAAGGGCCTGCCGCTGTCGTATCCCGGGACCACGGGCGTGCCGATGCCGATGACGGGCGGGGTGATCGCGCGGCCTTGA
- the tyrS gene encoding tyrosine--tRNA ligase has product MTAFKSDFLNTLQERGYIHQCSDFEGLDALAAKGEATAYVGYDCTARSLHIGNYLTMMMLHWLQQSGNKPITLMGGGTTMVGDPSGKDETRAIRTVAEIEANKESIRGVFAKVLRYGGGKSDAIMLDNAEWLTKLNYIEMLRDVGRHFSVNRMLTMDSVRLRLEREQEMSFIEFNYMICQAYDFVELARRTGCNLQMGGSDQWGNIIMGVDLGRRMGTHQLFALTTPLLTTASGAKMGKTAQGAVWLNADQFSPYDFWQYWRNTEDADVGKFLKLFTTLPMTEIRKLEALGGSEINEAKKVLATEATALLHGRDAANEAAETARRTFEEGALAESLPTVEIPRGEFDAGLGVLNAFVKAGLVASNGEARRQIKGGGLRVNDEPVTDEKMALSAADLTPEGVVKLSFGKKKHILLRPA; this is encoded by the coding sequence ATGACTGCATTCAAATCGGATTTCCTCAACACGTTGCAGGAACGTGGATACATCCACCAATGCTCCGATTTCGAGGGGCTGGACGCCCTCGCCGCCAAGGGCGAGGCGACGGCTTATGTCGGTTACGATTGCACCGCCCGCTCGCTGCACATCGGCAACTACCTGACCATGATGATGCTGCACTGGCTGCAGCAGTCCGGCAACAAGCCGATCACGCTGATGGGCGGCGGCACAACCATGGTCGGCGATCCCTCCGGAAAGGACGAGACGCGCGCGATCCGCACCGTCGCCGAGATCGAGGCCAACAAGGAATCGATCCGCGGCGTGTTCGCAAAGGTGCTGCGCTATGGCGGGGGCAAGAGCGACGCCATCATGCTCGACAATGCCGAGTGGCTGACAAAGCTCAACTACATCGAGATGCTGCGCGACGTCGGGCGGCATTTCTCGGTCAACCGCATGCTGACGATGGACTCCGTGCGCCTGCGCCTCGAGCGCGAGCAGGAGATGAGCTTCATCGAGTTCAACTACATGATCTGCCAGGCCTACGACTTCGTCGAGCTCGCCAGGCGGACCGGCTGCAACTTGCAGATGGGCGGCTCCGACCAGTGGGGCAACATCATCATGGGCGTCGATCTCGGCCGTCGCATGGGCACGCATCAGCTGTTCGCCCTGACGACGCCGCTGCTGACGACGGCGTCGGGGGCCAAGATGGGCAAGACCGCTCAGGGCGCGGTCTGGCTCAACGCCGACCAGTTCTCGCCGTATGATTTCTGGCAGTACTGGCGCAACACCGAAGACGCCGACGTCGGCAAGTTCCTCAAGCTGTTCACGACGCTGCCAATGACCGAGATCAGGAAGCTCGAGGCGCTCGGAGGCTCCGAGATCAACGAGGCCAAGAAGGTGCTCGCCACCGAGGCGACCGCGCTCCTGCATGGCCGCGACGCAGCGAACGAGGCGGCCGAGACCGCGCGCCGCACCTTCGAGGAAGGCGCGCTGGCCGAGAGCCTGCCGACCGTGGAAATTCCGCGCGGCGAGTTCGACGCCGGCCTCGGCGTGCTCAACGCCTTCGTCAAGGCGGGCCTCGTTGCCTCCAACGGCGAAGCACGGCGCCAGATCAAGGGCGGCGGCCTGCGCGTCAATGACGAGCCCGTCACCGACGAGAAGATGGCGTTGTCGGCGGCCGACCTGACGCCGGAAGGCGTGGTCAAGCTGTCGTTCGGCAAGAAGAAGCACATCCTCCTGAGGCCTGCATAG
- a CDS encoding MFS transporter, with translation MDQNTLEEQSKQATRERVTATPQGVVRTALVVLALCFTLAVLGRGLSESFTVFLKPISENFGWDRAQVVSIYSLTWLVSGLTAPLVGRLFDHSGPRIVYALGLLLLGSAFLIASQAQSLWQFQLSIGLCVGIGVAFIGNVPNSILLGRWFGPKLPTAMAVVYSAMGGGVLALLPASQLLIDHLGWRETYQLFGFAALGLLVPLMLLPWRLFASGSPQIAKKTDPDFVDHGWTLPSAMRHHAFWALFSTFFFTAVGMYAIAAQIVAYLIDAGFPPLQAATAWGFSGIVLVFGMLGVSALDGLIGRRPSVLLSYAISILGIFLLWLLQYSANFLLLTGFVVCFGSMMGSRGPLITATAMKIFGGKRVGTIYGTISIGSGLGSAFGSWSGGLIHDATHGYNALLAFALASVVLGMIPFLVVPALRR, from the coding sequence ATGGACCAGAACACGCTAGAGGAACAGTCCAAGCAAGCGACCAGGGAACGCGTCACGGCGACGCCGCAGGGCGTCGTGCGCACCGCGCTGGTGGTGCTCGCGCTCTGCTTCACACTCGCCGTGCTCGGCCGCGGCCTCAGCGAAAGCTTCACCGTCTTCCTGAAGCCGATCTCGGAAAACTTTGGCTGGGATCGCGCCCAAGTGGTCTCGATCTATTCGCTGACGTGGCTCGTCAGCGGACTGACGGCGCCGTTGGTCGGGCGCCTGTTCGATCATTCCGGACCGCGCATCGTCTATGCACTGGGCCTTTTGCTGCTCGGCTCGGCCTTCCTGATCGCAAGCCAAGCGCAGTCACTCTGGCAGTTCCAGCTCTCGATCGGACTCTGCGTCGGCATTGGCGTCGCCTTCATCGGCAATGTGCCGAACTCGATCCTGCTGGGCCGCTGGTTCGGCCCAAAACTCCCGACCGCGATGGCGGTGGTCTACTCGGCCATGGGTGGCGGCGTGCTGGCGCTGCTGCCGGCCTCGCAGCTTTTGATCGATCATCTGGGGTGGCGCGAAACCTACCAGCTGTTCGGCTTCGCCGCGCTCGGCCTGCTGGTGCCGCTCATGCTGCTGCCATGGCGGCTGTTCGCCTCGGGCTCGCCGCAGATCGCGAAGAAGACCGATCCGGATTTCGTCGATCACGGCTGGACCCTTCCGAGCGCGATGCGCCACCACGCCTTCTGGGCGCTGTTCTCGACATTCTTCTTCACCGCGGTCGGCATGTATGCGATCGCCGCCCAGATCGTGGCCTATTTGATCGATGCCGGCTTTCCACCGCTGCAGGCCGCCACGGCCTGGGGCTTCTCCGGCATCGTGCTGGTGTTTGGCATGCTAGGCGTGTCCGCGCTCGACGGCCTGATCGGTCGCCGGCCGTCGGTGCTGCTCAGCTACGCGATCTCGATCCTCGGCATCTTCCTGCTGTGGCTGTTGCAATACTCCGCCAATTTCCTCCTGCTCACCGGATTCGTGGTCTGCTTCGGCAGCATGATGGGCTCACGTGGACCGCTGATCACGGCGACCGCGATGAAGATCTTTGGGGGCAAGCGCGTCGGCACCATCTACGGCACCATCTCGATCGGCAGCGGGCTCGGCTCGGCTTTCGGCTCCTGGAGCGGCGGCCTGATCCATGACGCGACCCATGGCTACAACGCGCTGCTCGCCTTCGCACTCGCGAGCGTGGTGCTCGGGATGATCCCGTTCCTGGTCGTGCCCGCCTTGCGGCGGTAG
- a CDS encoding DoxX family protein encodes MNFPYLVRFQPVLLSLFRFITGLLLFQYGVAKLFKFPVLPYFANIPPIIYAAGTLELVLGALLMIGLFTRLAAFILSGEMAFAYFMGHMFKGETPVFLPLLNGGTAAILFCFACLYLSAAGGGSVSADAAMGKD; translated from the coding sequence ATGAACTTTCCCTATCTCGTTCGCTTTCAACCGGTTCTCTTGAGCCTGTTTCGCTTCATCACCGGCCTGCTGCTGTTCCAGTACGGTGTCGCCAAGCTGTTCAAGTTTCCGGTGCTTCCCTACTTCGCAAACATCCCGCCGATCATCTACGCAGCCGGTACGCTTGAGCTCGTGCTTGGCGCGTTGCTGATGATCGGCCTGTTTACCCGCCTCGCGGCATTCATCCTCTCGGGTGAGATGGCCTTCGCCTATTTCATGGGGCACATGTTCAAGGGCGAAACGCCGGTGTTCCTGCCGCTGCTCAATGGTGGCACCGCGGCGATCCTGTTCTGCTTCGCCTGCCTCTACCTCTCGGCAGCCGGCGGCGGCTCGGTCAGCGCCGATGCGGCGATGGGCAAGGACTAG